A genomic region of Deltaproteobacteria bacterium contains the following coding sequences:
- a CDS encoding efflux RND transporter permease subunit, which translates to MNLIDLSIKRPVFAWILMSALIIFGGISLSRLGVSQLPDVDFPILDISVNFEGASPELIETEILDPIEQRLLNIEGVKEMKSVARQGSGSVRLEFNINRNIDVALQEVQSNLSQLILPAEIDPPVIRKTNPEEDPIMILGVSSGQSLKETMRWIDNYYLDKIRFVPNIGEVSIAGFSARNLRVWIDPIKLKKHELTIVDVLEAISSQHRESAAGQFVAKDKELRVRWLGELISPEQFAEIRILKRGGQIVQPETALKIKDVARVEDGLSDIRRMARIKGQEAVFLSVKKQRGANEVDLSENIRKKMEELKPNLPSGFFTQVNIDFTLPTKATVHSTIEKLIVAGFITILVCFVFLGSLSSAINILFSIPTSIFGTFIILYFSGMTLNLFTLLALTLSISIVVDDAIMLLENIVRHYRMGKSPNKAASDGSKEILPSAIAASLSVVAIFLPVVFMDGIYGKFFFQFGIAMSAAILLSLLEAVTITPMRAAAFLSGSPKISKFEHKLDEISEKFSHAYRKILGKTLQWSKTVVIGSLAVFIVSLQLIKLVKKELLPPQDQNIILLTAMTPPGSSLDTTYTKSIEVENVIKDNPYLEGYIVSVGLGGLSTSVNNITIAMKLKSKETRDLTHLQLMDQFREKFKAVKGVRIQMRDISARGITSGRSFPIAFNLRGPDLIFLKDKSEELMKRLSDEKLSVDLDTDFKLGLPELLVQPKPSGELYNLGLTKDSVSKTLNAALGGIRQGRFTSDGKRFDIRIKIPDEYVKSEKDISNLEIRNSFGNLIPLERAVNMETKGALQTITRINRQRIVSVFGGLAQGLSQSAVLDKTRSYAKEILPAGYDFALEGAASGLEEAFKSLISALLVGIVVAYMILAIQFNSFIHPVVILVALPFSITGAFLALWLFGVSLNLFSFIGIIVLMGIAKKNSILLVEFTNQIRRKLFQHHKVQHEVQPEKNTQLSSKNSGLVKEALLEACPIRLRPILMTSVATVLAALPLVIGNSIGSETRAPMGLTIIGGSIVSTFFTLIVVPSLYLLLSRIENERTVNDEF; encoded by the coding sequence ATGAATTTAATTGATTTATCCATAAAACGACCCGTTTTTGCCTGGATTTTGATGAGCGCTCTTATCATTTTTGGGGGGATATCCTTAAGTCGTCTAGGGGTGAGTCAATTGCCCGACGTGGATTTTCCGATATTAGATATATCTGTTAATTTTGAAGGAGCTTCGCCAGAACTTATTGAAACGGAAATTCTAGATCCCATTGAGCAAAGACTTTTAAATATTGAAGGCGTTAAAGAAATGAAGTCTGTGGCCAGACAAGGTTCAGGCAGTGTTCGTCTTGAGTTCAATATAAATAGAAATATTGATGTGGCCTTGCAGGAAGTTCAATCCAATTTAAGTCAGCTTATCTTGCCTGCAGAGATAGATCCTCCTGTAATTAGAAAAACAAATCCCGAGGAAGATCCCATCATGATCCTAGGAGTTTCTTCGGGTCAGTCCCTTAAGGAAACCATGAGGTGGATTGATAATTATTATTTGGATAAAATTAGGTTTGTTCCCAATATTGGCGAAGTTTCTATTGCGGGTTTTTCAGCTCGCAACTTACGGGTGTGGATTGACCCCATCAAACTGAAAAAGCATGAGTTAACCATCGTGGATGTTCTGGAAGCCATTTCTTCTCAGCATCGAGAATCAGCGGCCGGGCAGTTTGTCGCGAAGGATAAGGAGCTAAGAGTGAGATGGCTCGGGGAGCTTATTTCTCCAGAGCAATTTGCAGAGATTCGAATTTTGAAGCGTGGTGGACAAATCGTGCAGCCAGAAACAGCTTTAAAAATAAAAGACGTGGCTCGTGTGGAAGATGGTCTGAGTGATATTCGAAGAATGGCAAGAATTAAGGGTCAAGAAGCTGTTTTCTTGAGTGTTAAGAAGCAGCGTGGTGCGAATGAAGTGGATCTGTCTGAAAATATTCGAAAAAAAATGGAGGAATTAAAACCCAATTTGCCCTCTGGCTTTTTCACTCAAGTTAATATCGATTTTACGTTACCAACGAAGGCGACGGTTCATTCGACAATTGAAAAACTCATTGTAGCTGGATTCATAACTATTCTTGTTTGTTTTGTCTTTTTAGGAAGTTTAAGTTCGGCCATCAATATTTTATTTTCAATTCCGACGTCTATATTTGGTACTTTTATCATTCTTTATTTTTCGGGAATGACTTTAAATTTATTTACATTACTTGCCCTCACGCTCTCTATTTCGATTGTGGTAGATGATGCGATCATGTTGTTGGAAAATATTGTTCGCCATTACCGTATGGGAAAAAGTCCCAATAAGGCAGCAAGTGATGGTTCAAAGGAAATACTTCCTTCAGCAATTGCTGCCTCCTTGTCTGTGGTAGCTATCTTTTTACCTGTTGTGTTTATGGATGGAATTTATGGGAAGTTTTTCTTTCAGTTTGGGATTGCCATGTCTGCAGCTATCTTGCTCTCTTTGCTGGAGGCCGTAACCATCACGCCTATGAGGGCTGCAGCCTTCCTATCTGGAAGTCCAAAAATTTCTAAATTTGAACACAAACTAGATGAAATTTCTGAAAAGTTTTCTCATGCCTATCGGAAAATCTTAGGTAAAACATTACAGTGGTCAAAAACAGTCGTGATAGGCTCCCTCGCTGTGTTTATTGTTTCGTTACAATTAATTAAGCTTGTTAAAAAAGAACTACTGCCACCGCAAGATCAAAATATTATTTTATTGACGGCAATGACTCCTCCAGGAAGCTCTCTAGACACCACTTATACTAAATCCATTGAGGTTGAAAATGTAATTAAAGATAATCCCTATCTGGAAGGTTATATTGTGAGTGTAGGTTTAGGTGGTTTAAGCACCTCAGTGAATAATATTACCATTGCCATGAAATTAAAATCTAAAGAAACAAGAGATTTAACCCATCTTCAGCTCATGGATCAATTCAGAGAAAAATTTAAGGCGGTTAAAGGCGTTCGTATTCAGATGCGTGATATCTCAGCTCGAGGAATTACTTCTGGAAGATCCTTTCCTATCGCTTTTAATTTAAGGGGCCCTGATTTAATTTTTCTTAAAGATAAGTCTGAAGAACTAATGAAACGCTTAAGTGATGAAAAACTTTCTGTGGACTTAGATACAGATTTTAAATTAGGACTGCCTGAGCTGCTAGTGCAGCCTAAGCCCTCTGGAGAGTTGTATAATTTGGGGCTCACCAAAGATAGCGTTTCAAAAACTTTAAATGCGGCACTCGGTGGCATTCGGCAGGGACGTTTTACTTCCGATGGGAAGCGTTTTGACATACGTATTAAAATTCCCGATGAGTACGTCAAATCGGAAAAAGATATTTCAAATTTAGAAATACGAAATTCATTTGGAAATTTGATTCCTTTAGAGCGTGCTGTGAATATGGAAACAAAGGGGGCTTTGCAGACAATCACTAGAATCAATCGGCAGCGAATTGTTTCGGTTTTCGGGGGGTTGGCTCAAGGTCTTTCCCAGAGCGCCGTTTTGGATAAAACCAGAAGTTATGCCAAGGAAATTCTTCCAGCAGGTTACGACTTTGCGCTAGAGGGCGCGGCCTCTGGTTTAGAAGAAGCTTTCAAAAGCTTGATCAGCGCTCTCCTTGTTGGAATCGTGGTAGCCTACATGATTTTGGCCATTCAATTTAATTCGTTTATTCACCCGGTTGTTATTTTGGTGGCCCTTCCTTTTAGTATCACCGGAGCTTTTTTAGCTTTGTGGCTTTTTGGAGTTTCTTTAAATCTATTTAGTTTTATTGGAATTATTGTGCTTATGGGGATTGCTAAAAAGAATTCTATTTTGTTGGTGGAATTTACAAATCAAATTCGTCGTAAATTATTTCAACATCACAAGGTTCAACATGAAGTTCAACCTGAAAAGAACACTCAACTTTCCTCTAAAAATAGTGGACTAGTTAAAGAGGCTTTATTGGAAGCTTGTCCGATACGATTGCGTCCTATTCTGATGACCTCAGTAGCCACAGTACTTGCCGCATTGCCTTTGGTTATTGGTAATAGCATAGGTTCAGAAACAAGAGCTCCCATGGGATTGACCATTATTGGTGGAAGTATTGTCTCAACTTTTTTCACCTTGATTGTAGTACCTTCTTTATATTTACTCCTCAGCCGAATTGAAAATGAAAGAACAGTGAACGACGAATTTTAA
- a CDS encoding Fic family protein has translation MSQIQKWKLNFLALILILGEPVVACPALLENMKTQFLGTSNFCHVYDRFQEAKVMLKQKGIPSYDRISDYIGPQFINGPDWAHHRYLSKFNPYVVYDPAPETWMSWEKGQAFMELTIPKSDDIVNEFPLSSISEEWILKMHEQMMDKLMMNAGQIRKQDEVGLFIYRKKAVSKEQIKSLKLGAGYKSYLNPSKSLFIWNPTICYDQQISGIIDKIETRIKNKEPWFFRNEWAEVNASKFFKNERNEDSQCGYVDYPSAVEVHKSFEMWLADLNQIVLKWRQEGQISEDFLLTLARIQRQFIGVHPFADGNGRVSRNIISFYIQSLGLPAPVLSNMDEDMYLTESEWAKAIGKGILRSLYILNRCAQDPTTAGCNVVPRPQKKGDGNEA, from the coding sequence ATGAGCCAAATACAGAAATGGAAATTAAATTTTCTAGCATTGATCTTGATACTTGGTGAGCCCGTCGTCGCTTGTCCGGCATTGCTAGAGAATATGAAAACTCAATTTCTTGGCACTTCGAATTTTTGTCATGTCTATGATCGGTTTCAAGAAGCCAAGGTCATGTTGAAGCAAAAAGGAATTCCTAGTTACGACAGGATCAGTGATTACATTGGGCCACAATTTATTAATGGACCTGATTGGGCCCATCATCGCTATTTATCAAAATTTAATCCCTATGTTGTTTATGACCCAGCACCTGAAACTTGGATGAGTTGGGAAAAAGGTCAAGCCTTTATGGAGCTAACGATACCAAAATCAGATGACATCGTGAATGAGTTTCCATTGTCATCTATTTCTGAAGAATGGATCCTTAAAATGCACGAGCAAATGATGGACAAGTTGATGATGAATGCAGGCCAAATTCGAAAACAAGATGAAGTTGGCTTATTTATTTATCGTAAAAAAGCAGTTAGTAAAGAACAAATTAAATCTCTTAAATTAGGGGCAGGTTATAAAAGTTATTTAAACCCATCTAAAAGTCTTTTTATTTGGAATCCTACAATTTGTTACGACCAGCAGATTTCAGGAATTATTGATAAAATTGAAACTCGAATTAAAAATAAGGAACCTTGGTTTTTTAGAAACGAGTGGGCCGAAGTAAATGCGTCCAAATTTTTTAAAAACGAAAGAAATGAAGATTCACAGTGTGGTTATGTAGATTATCCATCAGCTGTGGAAGTGCATAAATCTTTTGAAATGTGGCTAGCAGATCTTAATCAAATAGTATTAAAGTGGCGGCAAGAAGGGCAAATAAGTGAAGATTTCTTGCTTACTTTGGCAAGAATTCAACGTCAGTTTATAGGTGTTCATCCCTTTGCTGATGGAAATGGAAGAGTGAGTAGAAATATAATCTCATTTTATATTCAAAGTTTAGGTCTGCCGGCCCCAGTTTTATCAAACATGGATGAAGATATGTATTTAACTGAATCTGAATGGGCCAAGGCCATTGGCAAAGGGATTCTTCGCAGTCTCTATATTTTGAATAGATGTGCTCAAGATCCAACGACAGCTGGATGTAATGTGGTACCTCGGCCGCAAAAAAAAGGAGATGGCAATGAAGCTTAA
- a CDS encoding S8 family serine peptidase yields MLVSNSWGGGSPSGDPKDNAMCKALDSWVKLGVMPIFAAGNSGPGPKTVGLPGGCPNAFTIGATDSNDAIASFSSRGPAVWKTGSFVKPDILAPGVKVKSSFPGNKYSELSGTSMATPHVAGVVALMYQLQPTLTVDQLATVLKNTATKVGQDPNTYGSGRIDILKASQALGFINRGRF; encoded by the coding sequence ATGCTTGTTTCCAACTCTTGGGGCGGCGGTTCTCCTTCTGGCGATCCAAAAGACAATGCTATGTGCAAAGCTCTTGATTCATGGGTTAAGCTTGGTGTGATGCCTATCTTTGCCGCTGGAAACTCTGGTCCCGGTCCTAAAACAGTTGGATTACCAGGCGGCTGTCCTAATGCCTTCACTATCGGAGCCACGGACAGCAATGATGCCATTGCGAGTTTTAGCTCTCGTGGACCAGCAGTTTGGAAAACGGGAAGTTTTGTTAAACCTGATATTTTAGCTCCAGGAGTGAAAGTTAAGTCCAGCTTCCCTGGAAATAAATATTCTGAACTTTCAGGGACATCGATGGCAACCCCTCATGTTGCTGGGGTCGTGGCCTTAATGTATCAATTGCAGCCAACTTTAACAGTTGATCAGTTAGCCACCGTTTTAAAGAACACAGCCACAAAAGTAGGTCAAGATCCGAACACCTACGGAAGCGGTAGAATTGATATTTTAAAAGCTTCACAAGCTTTAGGTTTTATAAATCGAGGGAGATTTTAA
- a CDS encoding outer membrane protein transport protein, producing MESIQLKGIQMKKIQMKRICSKSFLLMAILLTSVTSNGAGFEKAVLWGAKYSGVAGVAAPGIKGSDSIYYNPAGLVNSTEFGEFVFNLSQSSTTVKGPVVPSSNVVLAGPTVSSFTYAEKKETSNNGASIIPGVTYSMKLTDSLSLGLGYYAVGGVKANYEDVDFAPRNFKAKVKSDVVITEFATGLGYKVSESFRLGAAIRYTMTNASFNSMGYTSSASGVAAITALEVKDIKAAQLDSVRLGAQYDLSESVKLGFTLRTETKLNGTGKASGKANACGAAVVSGVTNPCAAVVDLTIAEVDAKVETSLPMALGLSTEIKLAEAWKFFGEYVFTQYSKIEKVVVDGTITVGSTSAEITDIDLKWKDQHNLKLAGEYAGISWPVRFGYVWTSQVSNTEYARASFTPPGAASTYTLGTGHEFQAGSQPLEFNLAVDYTTVSGSASDTPANSLNSPKGAYEATALGIHTGLSYKF from the coding sequence ATGGAAAGCATTCAATTGAAAGGGATTCAAATGAAAAAAATTCAGATGAAAAGAATTTGTAGCAAGAGTTTTTTGCTCATGGCCATTCTGCTAACATCAGTTACATCCAACGGGGCTGGTTTTGAAAAGGCAGTTTTATGGGGCGCTAAGTATTCGGGAGTTGCAGGTGTTGCCGCCCCTGGAATTAAAGGCTCTGATTCTATATACTATAATCCTGCAGGTCTTGTAAATAGCACTGAATTTGGCGAATTTGTTTTCAATTTGTCTCAATCATCAACAACCGTTAAAGGTCCTGTTGTTCCAAGTTCAAATGTTGTTTTGGCTGGTCCTACCGTTTCGTCATTTACCTATGCCGAGAAAAAAGAAACTTCAAATAATGGGGCATCTATCATTCCTGGTGTGACTTACAGTATGAAATTAACCGATAGTCTATCTTTGGGATTGGGTTACTATGCGGTGGGTGGAGTGAAAGCCAATTATGAAGATGTGGACTTTGCTCCAAGAAATTTTAAAGCCAAAGTGAAATCAGATGTGGTGATCACTGAATTTGCAACAGGTCTTGGTTACAAAGTATCTGAATCCTTCCGTCTGGGAGCTGCAATTAGATACACGATGACCAACGCCAGTTTTAATTCTATGGGATACACTTCAAGTGCCTCTGGTGTCGCGGCCATTACAGCTCTTGAAGTGAAAGACATCAAAGCGGCACAATTGGATTCCGTCAGATTAGGAGCTCAATATGATTTGAGTGAATCCGTTAAATTAGGGTTTACGTTAAGAACAGAAACAAAGCTAAATGGAACAGGAAAAGCCTCTGGAAAGGCCAATGCTTGTGGTGCCGCTGTGGTTTCAGGTGTAACTAATCCCTGTGCAGCCGTCGTAGATTTAACTATTGCAGAGGTCGATGCCAAGGTGGAAACTTCTTTACCCATGGCGCTGGGCTTGAGCACGGAAATTAAATTAGCTGAGGCTTGGAAGTTTTTTGGTGAATATGTATTTACTCAATATTCCAAAATTGAAAAGGTGGTTGTGGATGGGACTATCACTGTAGGATCGACCTCTGCTGAAATCACAGATATTGATCTCAAATGGAAAGATCAGCACAATCTTAAACTCGCCGGTGAGTATGCAGGAATTTCTTGGCCTGTAAGGTTTGGTTATGTTTGGACCTCTCAGGTATCTAATACTGAATATGCCCGTGCTAGCTTTACCCCTCCAGGAGCAGCTTCGACCTACACCTTAGGAACTGGACATGAATTTCAAGCTGGTTCTCAACCCTTGGAGTTTAATTTAGCTGTTGATTACACCACAGTGAGTGGTTCGGCATCAGATACTCCAGCGAATAGTTTAAACTCTCCAAAAGGTGCTTATGAGGCTACCGCTTTAGGAATTCACACGGGTTTAAGTTATAAATTTTAA
- a CDS encoding threonine ammonia-lyase: MSLKSSEFKVDISEIQKAQQLLKNVVKNTELDYSPSASELLGKSIYFKFENTQRTGSFKIRGAYNRIMNLRPEEKNRGVVASSAGNHAQGVALSSKLAGVRSLIVMPETAPLNKIAATKHYGAEVILRGEIYDEAFEYAKELEKKEGYTFVHPFEDPWVIAGQGTIGLEILHQLPDVDSIVIPIGGGGLISGIGIAIKTLRPQCKIYGVQSAQTPGMSQLFHHQEVIPGVKKIATIADGIAIKKPSQFMYENFISKYVDEIVTVTDDEIAEAIVYLIERIKTVTEGSGAAGFAGVLKKKLDLGEKTCVLLCGGNIDLNIVSKVIERGQIQRGRLVKMSVIVDDTPGTLQKLTQIIAGQNANILEVHHDRVTQGLFLRETRIDFVLETISFEQIIKIEKEMELFGGKVLKPK, from the coding sequence ATGTCTCTTAAAAGTTCGGAATTTAAAGTAGATATATCTGAAATTCAAAAAGCCCAGCAGCTGTTAAAGAATGTCGTGAAAAATACCGAGCTGGATTATTCTCCTTCAGCCAGTGAATTGCTGGGAAAATCGATTTACTTTAAATTTGAAAATACTCAAAGAACCGGAAGTTTTAAAATTCGTGGGGCTTATAACCGCATCATGAATTTAAGGCCCGAAGAAAAAAACCGCGGAGTTGTTGCCAGCTCTGCGGGGAATCATGCTCAAGGTGTCGCTCTGAGTTCTAAACTGGCTGGTGTAAGATCCCTTATTGTCATGCCAGAAACGGCGCCATTGAACAAAATCGCAGCCACTAAACATTATGGAGCAGAGGTGATTCTTAGAGGGGAAATCTATGATGAGGCCTTTGAGTATGCTAAAGAGTTAGAAAAAAAAGAGGGATACACTTTTGTTCACCCTTTTGAAGATCCCTGGGTCATTGCGGGGCAGGGGACTATCGGATTGGAAATTTTACATCAGCTTCCAGATGTTGATAGCATCGTTATTCCTATTGGTGGAGGTGGGCTCATCAGCGGTATCGGGATAGCCATAAAAACGTTGCGTCCTCAATGTAAAATTTACGGGGTTCAGTCAGCTCAAACTCCAGGGATGAGTCAATTATTTCACCATCAGGAAGTGATTCCTGGTGTCAAAAAAATTGCCACGATTGCAGATGGGATTGCGATCAAAAAACCAAGTCAGTTTATGTATGAAAATTTTATCTCAAAATATGTGGATGAAATTGTCACCGTAACGGACGATGAAATTGCTGAGGCCATTGTGTATCTGATTGAAAGAATTAAAACCGTGACAGAAGGTTCTGGCGCTGCAGGTTTTGCTGGGGTTTTGAAGAAGAAGTTAGATCTTGGCGAAAAGACTTGTGTTTTGCTTTGTGGTGGAAACATTGATTTGAATATAGTTTCTAAAGTTATTGAGCGTGGGCAAATACAAAGAGGTCGGCTTGTTAAGATGTCAGTGATTGTGGATGACACCCCAGGGACATTACAAAAACTGACTCAAATCATAGCAGGTCAAAATGCCAATATTTTAGAAGTTCATCATGATCGAGTCACTCAAGGTCTATTTTTAAGAGAAACCCGCATCGATTTTGTTTTGGAAACGATAAGTTTCGAACAGATAATTAAAATAGAAAAAGAAATGGAACTTTTTGGCGGAAAAGTTCTTAAGCCAAAATGA
- a CDS encoding glycoside hydrolase family 15 protein, with translation MKYQSILNTILIVVFSSQSFSSTKNVPFLLANKNTAIENQYQNSVNLLLRNLSYIDGRRGAIPAAPSRANPDYYYHWVRDAALTTESLIGVYNSIQSRSPLKENLKRFFLDTIDFNILLQRNSLNHLGLGEPKFYVSGDSFKKDWGRPQNDGPALRSIVNIELLSLAARERWSEYPSMLANLYNPRLNTFSVVKNDLEFVAHNWMRANFDLWEEVCGHHFYNLMAQRKAMHFGTMIAKYMKDPGAADYYQKQMANISSQLDFFWNPSVNYIFATSYSNEACYQSFSNRNRGRSGLDSAALLGVLHSEMNQVSFSVVDPRVFSTYLALKSSFSSIYNIGKIQFLNTPFGRYPEDTYDGYTTTSIGNPWFLITAGSGEYLYRLATSYIRSNQVVINFANQKYFSTLLNLDLRDGQVISSGQPQFKQIIDHLISEADLYLLRVIFHTDENGSTSEQFNRENGYMQGAPNLTWSYAAFITAKLRRDQILSTYRTR, from the coding sequence ATGAAATACCAAAGTATCCTAAATACAATACTCATTGTTGTTTTTTCTTCACAATCCTTTTCCTCTACTAAAAATGTACCGTTCTTGTTAGCCAATAAGAATACTGCAATAGAAAATCAGTACCAGAATTCAGTAAACTTATTATTAAGAAATCTTTCTTATATCGATGGCAGAAGAGGTGCTATACCGGCGGCTCCTTCAAGAGCCAATCCAGATTACTACTATCATTGGGTGAGAGATGCGGCTTTGACTACAGAAAGTTTAATTGGAGTTTATAATTCGATTCAGTCTAGATCTCCATTAAAAGAAAATTTAAAAAGATTTTTTTTAGATACTATTGATTTTAATATTTTGCTTCAGAGGAATAGTCTAAATCATTTAGGTTTGGGTGAACCTAAATTTTATGTGAGTGGCGATTCATTTAAAAAAGATTGGGGACGACCGCAAAATGATGGCCCTGCTTTGCGAAGCATTGTTAATATCGAGTTGCTGTCTTTAGCGGCACGAGAGCGTTGGTCAGAATACCCTTCCATGCTGGCTAACTTGTATAATCCTCGGCTTAATACTTTTTCAGTTGTTAAAAATGATCTTGAATTTGTGGCTCACAATTGGATGAGAGCTAATTTTGATTTATGGGAAGAGGTGTGTGGACATCATTTTTATAATTTAATGGCACAAAGAAAAGCGATGCATTTTGGAACGATGATTGCCAAATATATGAAAGATCCAGGAGCTGCTGATTATTATCAGAAACAAATGGCAAATATTTCCTCTCAATTGGATTTTTTTTGGAATCCAAGTGTTAACTATATTTTTGCGACCAGTTACTCAAATGAAGCATGCTACCAATCTTTTTCAAATAGAAATAGAGGAAGATCAGGTTTGGATAGTGCAGCTCTTCTTGGAGTATTGCATTCTGAGATGAATCAAGTATCTTTTTCCGTAGTTGATCCTAGGGTTTTTTCTACCTATTTGGCTTTAAAATCGTCGTTTTCTTCAATTTACAACATTGGAAAAATTCAATTTTTGAATACACCCTTTGGTCGATACCCAGAGGATACCTATGATGGTTACACAACGACTTCAATAGGGAATCCTTGGTTCCTAATTACTGCAGGATCTGGAGAATATTTATATAGATTGGCCACTAGTTACATTAGAAGCAATCAAGTGGTTATTAATTTTGCCAATCAGAAGTACTTTTCAACTCTTTTGAATTTAGATCTCAGAGATGGGCAGGTAATAAGTTCGGGTCAACCACAATTTAAGCAAATTATTGATCATCTTATTAGTGAGGCTGACCTTTATTTGTTAAGAGTCATTTTTCATACGGATGAAAACGGCTCTACTTCTGAGCAGTTTAACCGTGAAAATGGCTACATGCAAGGGGCTCCGAACTTAACTTGGAGTTATGCCGCTTTTATCACAGCTAAGCTTAGAAGAGATCAAATATTATCAACATATAGAACAAGGTAA
- a CDS encoding PTS transporter subunit EIIC has product MKFFDKSFSVLQKVGQSLMVPVSVLPAAGLLVALGRILKDNFSEMVILKNLGEILFSGGLAIFEQLPVIFAMGVAVGFSQGAGVAALSAGVGFFTLLNVLKVISGFNPGEIAINTGVFGGIMVGALAANLYNRFHQTQLNPVFGFFSGKRLVPILTAASCLVLGLILGVFWPPIQHGIHSFGQSVLSSEYGPALYAAGKRLLIPLGLHHVYYPPFLFEFGEFVTSAGQILKGESARYFGGDPQAGKFMASEFPIMLFGLPLAALAMVLRAPAEKRKAVGGVMLSAALTSIITGITEPIEFAFIFVAPLLFVLHVCLAFLSGVLTHQFDIHLGYTFSASLIDFVVGFFNQKNSWALWLVVGPLIGSGYFFGFYYLIGFLNLKTVGREVEETESSEKPVVKLTGKLAMDVLVGLGGAANIASLDACITRLRVSVKDSSLVSKDTFKRLGAAGTMNTGNNYQIIFGVQSDKIKEEIKSLINQNASVSTGPTSTSTPSSNPSLSSNSSLKATTSNLEVNGFLVPVAGEILSIEMTPDDTFSQKILGEGFLINPKEGEVLAPFDGEIVHLFPTNHALVLRRNDELEVLIHIGIDTVNMKGEGFKAFVGIGDKVTKGQKMIEFNLSLIKEKAKSHLTPIVFTNNEQGSLYQDILKKIKLVEAK; this is encoded by the coding sequence ATGAAGTTTTTTGATAAATCATTTTCAGTATTACAAAAAGTTGGGCAGTCCTTAATGGTTCCAGTTTCTGTTTTGCCAGCTGCAGGATTGCTTGTCGCTTTAGGCAGAATTTTAAAAGACAATTTTTCTGAAATGGTTATTTTAAAAAATTTGGGAGAAATTTTATTTAGTGGTGGTCTTGCTATTTTTGAACAGTTGCCAGTTATATTTGCCATGGGTGTTGCTGTAGGATTTTCTCAAGGGGCAGGCGTGGCAGCGCTTTCGGCTGGTGTTGGTTTTTTTACTCTTTTAAATGTACTCAAAGTGATTTCTGGTTTTAATCCTGGTGAAATAGCCATCAATACAGGAGTTTTTGGTGGTATCATGGTGGGTGCCTTGGCAGCAAATTTATATAATAGATTTCATCAAACTCAACTTAATCCTGTTTTTGGATTTTTTTCTGGGAAGAGGTTAGTACCGATTTTGACTGCGGCTTCTTGCTTAGTGCTCGGTTTAATCCTAGGCGTCTTTTGGCCTCCCATTCAGCATGGAATTCATAGTTTTGGTCAGTCCGTTTTAAGCTCTGAATATGGTCCGGCGTTGTATGCTGCTGGGAAACGACTGTTAATTCCTTTAGGTCTACATCATGTTTATTACCCTCCATTTTTATTTGAATTTGGGGAATTTGTGACTTCTGCAGGGCAGATTTTAAAAGGAGAGTCGGCTCGATATTTTGGAGGTGATCCTCAAGCCGGTAAGTTCATGGCCTCAGAGTTTCCCATCATGCTCTTTGGATTGCCATTGGCGGCCCTTGCAATGGTTCTAAGAGCTCCAGCAGAGAAAAGAAAGGCTGTGGGGGGAGTGATGCTATCAGCTGCATTAACTTCTATTATTACGGGTATTACAGAACCCATTGAGTTTGCTTTTATTTTTGTGGCACCCTTGCTGTTTGTATTGCATGTCTGTTTGGCTTTCTTATCCGGAGTTTTAACTCACCAATTTGATATTCATTTAGGATACACCTTTTCAGCGTCCTTGATAGATTTTGTCGTTGGATTCTTTAATCAAAAAAATAGCTGGGCTCTTTGGTTAGTTGTTGGCCCTTTAATTGGATCTGGTTACTTTTTTGGATTTTACTATTTAATTGGTTTTTTAAATTTGAAAACGGTAGGTCGTGAGGTTGAAGAAACTGAATCTAGTGAAAAACCTGTAGTGAAGTTGACTGGTAAATTGGCAATGGATGTTTTAGTTGGCCTTGGTGGTGCCGCAAATATTGCAAGTTTGGATGCTTGTATCACCAGACTAAGAGTTTCAGTAAAGGATTCGTCTTTAGTGAGTAAAGATACTTTTAAGAGACTTGGCGCCGCTGGGACAATGAATACCGGAAATAATTATCAAATTATTTTTGGAGTTCAATCGGATAAAATTAAAGAAGAAATAAAGTCTCTCATAAATCAGAATGCAAGTGTTTCGACGGGTCCAACATCAACTTCAACTCCAAGCTCTAATCCCAGCTTAAGCTCTAATTCCAGCTTGAAGGCCACAACTTCAAATTTAGAAGTAAATGGTTTTTTAGTCCCGGTCGCTGGAGAAATTTTAAGTATTGAGATGACTCCAGATGATACTTTTTCTCAAAAGATATTAGGAGAAGGTTTTTTAATTAACCCAAAAGAAGGTGAAGTATTGGCTCCCTTTGACGGCGAGATCGTACATTTATTTCCGACAAATCATGCACTCGTGTTAAGGCGGAATGATGAGTTGGAAGTTCTTATTCATATCGGGATTGATACCGTTAATATGAAGGGCGAGGGATTTAAAGCTTTTGTAGGTATTGGCGATAAGGTCACAAAAGGACAAAAAATGATTGAGTTTAATTTGAGCTTGATTAAGGAAAAGGCAAAATCCCATTTAACTCCCATTGTTTTTACAAACAACGAACAGGGTTCTCTTTATCAGGATATTTTGAAAAAAATAAAGTTAGTTGAAGCCAAATAG